In the Phyllopteryx taeniolatus isolate TA_2022b chromosome 1, UOR_Ptae_1.2, whole genome shotgun sequence genome, TTGGCCAACAGACATAAAAGCGATGAGTTCTGCTTTTAGGTCCCAAAGTGAGGACGCTCATCAGTGAGTTTGTCGTCTTCAAACCTGGGTCTGAAACcctttattattaaatatttttgggatgacTCTTATCAAGTTTGGTGATGACAGAGTCACATGAATGATGCTGCTGAATCCCCTTTTAAATTCCACCTAATTGTCCTGGGTCACCCCCACCTCCCCATTATATTCACATTATGAAACCAATAGACTGCACAATTGTACCGCAGAGAAAATGATTGCATTAGACAAACATGATGTCAGGCTCGGCTTTCTAAGCGTACCTTCCACCGACACCCTCATTGGAGCCTAATAATGACTTCAGAGAAATAAGCTTTTTGGACATCAGTTGGTAACTGGCTCCTTACTTCTAAAGCTCACCAGCGTGAGACAGATGCTACCTGATGCCATTATGGTTCATATTTTAGGACTAGTCTAAGGAACGTGGTTTAATATTAGCTGATATTTCAAGCCCAGATTTCTTAGCACTCTTGCACACCTTTCAACCACAGATGTTCACaggcaaatgttttatttttacacccAGGAGTCGGGGGATCCGGTGAACTTGTTGGACCTGTTTGAAGGCCTTCGTGTGGTGGAGTAGAAGTCCACATAGTTGGTGTTGGTTTTGAATGGGAGTGGCTGGTCGATGTAGCCATCAGGAGATGACGGGGTCAGGTGGACTGGGTCGTCCTCGTACCGCTCCACTCCATAGTCTTGCGGTGATGACAGGTACAGTCTGTTGTAGTTCTTCCTGTCTGCTTCATCGTACAATGGCTCTGGGTGCTGGAAAAGCAAATGGATGTTTCAACGccagtcaattttatttatattgtgccAATTGACTGCGGAGGTTATCTTAAGGCACTTCTCACATTGAGCACGTCAAGAAGTGCACTCCTCATACATTAAGGAAAACCAATTTAAACCCACATGAGCAAGCACTTGGCAAcagaggcaaggaaaaactccctcTAAGGAAGAAACCTCAATCAGACCTCAGGCTCTGTGGGGTGACTGTTGGGTTGAGATGGACGGACAAAGGGTAGAGAGAAAACAGGACAGAGGGATTGAGCGacgagagaacaatgggcacaacaacaagTCCCATGATGACAACACCAATAAAGACTCAGTGTAAAAAATACTCAGTCCTCAATTTCTGACAGTCCGGACCTCAGCGattttgtacttcataaaaacatacagtaatgacataattaaatgtaaagaattttaacttttttcgtcactctttttttgtttaatgaaacACTTGGGAAAACGTTTTTCTGAGAGCAAATTCCTACCTAATCTCTACATTAAAAACAGTTTCCattgtttcttgtttgttttgtaatattctaGTATCTAAAGATTGTGAATGTGGGGTTTTCGTTTTCTGTAAGCTACaattatcaaaattatacatataaaaaaaatcttgaaatatttcactgagtGAGTGTAGTGGATctctatgagtttcacttttctaattgaactacctaacgaAATTCAgtttttgacactattctaatttattgagatatccccgtatgtgttagcattagcattaagtcATCAGActtaaaggctaagctatgcggttgttttaaatacacaatgtgcaattctctttgttttgtttgacagtgaACCTCAACTGGGactggcaataaacagcttgaagcctttatTTGGGAGAATTGCTGACTAATTCTATCTGCTGCTTCTTCTGAGATGAGTTCAATTCACTGCCACTGTATAGCGCTCGTATCTGAAGTTTGCACTcataaatcaaagcaaaaaaaacaacaaaaaaacgatggctcgtatctcaaaattCATAAGTCAAgttacttgtatctcaaggcaggaTTATCACGCGGCACAAGAGGGAACACTCAATTTACTgttgtacttactgtttttaagttcattgttttatattactGGTTGAAAGGGttcttcatacaaatattttctctAATTATAAATGTACTTCTGTGTTATAGGTAAATTCCGTCGTACACTGAAGACCCTCTGTATAACCTTTgaatgagaaaccttttgtgttCTTACCTGGGCCCTTCTCAGCTCGTCTCCAAACTGTGAGCTGTATGTGCCAATGAAATATGCAGCTTTCTTCTCTGACCCTGAAAAATCATAAATACAAACTTTACATGTCATCTGATGAAACCATAGAGTGCTGTACAATaagaaatacaactgaaaaaaGGGCCACAAAGAAAATACAGGTAGAATCATTGTAGACCTAACCCTTTCATGTAGACCTTTCATAATGGTTGCCAACAATAGGCGCCAGTGAGGTTTTTGCCACAAGGGAGCATGTGTGACATCATCAGTATTTACATTCCGGGCTTAAATTGCCACCATAATAGCACATATGAAGGTCCCCACATGAATACCAAAGTGCTCCCTGTGACCCACAAATTAATACGAACCTGTGTACTGATGTTTGTGTGAACTGTTATCTCCGTAGTACGTGTCGAGTTGCATAGAGGACTGCGCTCTCGGGTAGTTGGAGCTGTGCCTCCTGATCCCGAGCATCGCCGGTGAGGATGTAGCACTACCACCTGAGGAAGATTAGAAGATGTACAGTAGATGATGTCCTGATCTGTCAACTGGAATGCATCTATTCAGAGAGGCAGTTCTCTCACCAGATTGAATGACGGGGGACATGTGAATGGGGCTGGTGGGGAGCGTCGGTTGCGAGCGGTAGCGGTCTCGCTCCAAAGTAGAGACTGGTGTGACGAAGTGGGTGTAGTTCCATCCATCCTGCACACACAGTTTACACCCATTCCAAAGACAGATGGTGGAAATCATAAGTTTTGAGTCTTAACGTTCAAGTTTTAAGTAAGTCTCAActagttactgtggcaaaaatcaaggaCGTCTGATGGagtcattacttgggttaagcaagtATATTGAGTATAGTATAGCAATAGCAAAGCATCTCAGTCACAACATACTGTACGCAGcaaaaagtttgggatatttagctttcgggtgaaatttcaggatgaacctaaaatgcactacaacctttacaggtgaacttaatttgaccttcggTAAACTTTTGAAAGCACACGTCCAACTGCTCAATGTTttaagtactttttgcacaactggaGCTCTACATAAAAATTGCCAACAGGTGTTTGGAGGAAAGTCCAGGTCTGTCTTTTTCTGACTCTTCcagacactcgtatgacaaaactaaggtatttttttttttaatgaaattgacacttttatacaaccctaattctaatgaagttgggacgttgtgttaaacaaataaaaacagaatacaatgatttgcaaatcatgttcaacctatatttaattgaatacactacaaagacaagctatttaatcttcatattgaagattaaatagcttgtcaatatgataaactttattgtttttagcaaataatcattaacttagaattttatggctgcaacacgttccaaaaagctgggacaggtggcaaaaaagactgagaaagttgaatgttcatcaaacacctgtttggaacattccacaggtgaacaggctaactgggaacaggtgggtgccatgattgggtataaaaggaggttccctgaattgctcagtcattcacaagcaaagatggggtgaggttcacctctttatgaacaagtgcgtgtgaaaatagtcgaacagtttgaggacaatgttcctcaacgtacaattgcaaggaatttagggatttcatcatctacggtccataaaatcatcaaaaggtagagagaatctggagaaattactgcatgtaagcggcaagcccaaaaaccaacattgaatgcccgtgaccttcaatccctcaggcagcactgcttCAAAAAATGacctcaatgtgtaaaggatatcaccacatgggccaggaacacttcagaaaaccaatgtcagtaaatacagtgcggcgctacatccgtaagtgcaacttgaaactctactatgcaaagcaaaagccatttatcaacaacacccagaaacgccaccggcttctctgggcccgagctcatctaagatggactgatgcaaagtggaaaagtgttctgtggtccgacgagtccacatttcaaattgtttttggaaattgtggatgtcgtgtcctccgggccaaagaggaaaagaaccatccggactgttatggacgcaaagttcaaaagccagcatctgtgatggtatggggctgtcttagtgccaaaggcatgggtaacttacacatctgtgaaggcaccattaatgctgaaaggtacatacaggttttggagaaacatatgctgccatccaagcaatgtctttttcatggacaatgccaaaccacattctgcacgtgttacaacagcgtggcttcgtagtaaaagagcgcgggtactagactggcctgcctgcagtccagacctgtctcccattgaaaatgtgtggcgcattatgaagcgtaaaatacgacaacagagaccccggactgttgaacagctgaagctgtacatcaaacaagaatgggaaagaattccacctacaaagcttcaacaattagtgtcctcagttcccaaacgtttattgaatgttgttaaaagaagaggtgatgtaacacagtggtcaacgtgaccctgtcccagcttttttggaacgtgttgcagccataaaattctaagttaatgattatttgctaaaagcaataaagtgtatcagtttgaacattaaatatcttgtctttgtagtgtattcaattaaatataggttgaacatgatttgaaaatctttgtgttctgtttttatttaacatttaaacatttctgtttaacacaacgtcccaacttcattggaattggggttgtagttagaccatgttagagagtcactctatggaagtGTAAATACCCAAATTATGGGAccgttaaaataataaataaatactggtcAAAGTAGAGTCATGTGACTGGGTCCCTCCACATCTGCTGTTAACCAATGTAATGAGGGCTACTATCATGATGAATTGCGTTAAgcgtcctcatcagaatcactcgATCATGAAAATTTTGCAGAATAATAAAACTTTGTCGTATTATAAGTGGGCAAACATTGGCACACATACCATAACAATGATACGTTGCTTCAAATGTTAATTACagtgtgtgtaataagtggctaaatgatactaaatcaaaaatattttacaatttatttgctaaaaggtgtcattttgatcatgtatattctattttcataatcatatGGAACATTTTGCACGTGTCCCTGAATTTGCTGTCCATGCTGTCATTATTGGGGTAACTGCCCCGTTAAGAAATCCTTTGATGTTTGCAGCGACATTACTACCAAAATATTGTCTTCCTTCAATGGAAACTAAAACGGTGACTCGTTGCAGAGTACGTATTCTAATTTTCCTCTTATTATGTATGTAATTGTGTCCACTCTCCCATAatgaaatatcaattgatatgATAATATATTTATCAAACATTACACAGTCAGCATGCTAATTGCATCATGTTGCTAAGTTAAGGTCCACCATGTGctcattaaatgctaacattagccaagTGTCCACCCAGTCAGCACCCTGTCTAatttatatatatctttttttaaagaaaaaaaaaacagtgtgggAGCCTTAGCAATATGGATTTCTAACAGCACATCATCTACTTAATAGAATGACATTTATTGGAAAATCTCAGATTTTCGGCGATGAAATCCGGGAAGTCTCAAAGGCACGTTATGGTGATATTAACATGTTTTATTTCCCACTCAAGTGTCTGACCTGTTTGTAGAGACTCCTCAGTTCTCTGTACTGCCACAGTGTGTTCAAGACCTGAGCAGCTGCTTTCATAACCTTCATTGAGTACCTGCACcacaatgaaaaacacacacacgtcacacttttatttatttttattttttttcttacttcaCAACAGCATCGTAACGCTCCCCTGCTAGAACACACCCTTTGCCTCGTCCTTTGCTGATATCCACCAACTTTTCGATGCCGCTGCTGTCGGCCAGAGCTTTGGCGTTCTCCATGTTGCGGCTGGTGACCTCGTGCAGGGTGCAGCAGACGGACGCCACCGTGTCATCTGACAGCACCGATGGAGTTTCACCAGGCAGCCGGTTAATCAGATCTCGCATGGCGTACTTTCCTGTGGGATGACACAGTCATTTGTTTTGTAGATACAGGGCAAACACACGCAAGCTCACTGActcatttgtgtgtgcgtccaCCCCAGGCATAAGCCACCTGAACACCTGACCCCCTAAGAGCAATTAACAGTCAACAGAGCTTGGAGTATTGAGGAAGAACAGAGTTACGTACAAAGCTAAATGTTTGCAATAAGGTATTTTCCCATTGTGCTTCAATTGAAATGTTGCAACATAGCTGAATATGCTACCTTTTGAGATTCAAAACCATAACTGGGTATGTAAGAATGATTAATAATAGTGACAGAAATCGAGGGACCAAAAATCATCAATTGCTTTGGGTGTACCTATAAGCTCCTTGTTGCGTCCGTCGAGCGCCATGTTGCGCAGGGCAGTGGCGACGGAGCAGACGACGCGGTCGTTGTCCATCCTCAGCAGTTCCACCAGGATGGGCAAACCTTTCTCCTTGCGCACTGCTGCTCGGATGTAGGCCGAGAACTGGACATGCGCAACAAGACAAaggaaaatattcacacaccTTTTCATGCTCCGATTGTGCTTTTACATTCCTAACTGTAATTGCATGTTTAGTcgacatttttttcaatgtggaTTTAAATTACACTACTCACATAAAGTTAGGGAGGGAGGACCtttaggtgaaatttcaggatgaacttaaaatgcactttCAACCTTTCagaggtgaacttaatttgacctgcttaaaatgttttaatgacgACCTTCTCCAACAAACggctgaatggcaaaatgtacaacaggtgtttgatccaatAATGAATCAATACATTTCCAGGTTCAGTTAGTATTTGTGTCGAAACAGTCCTCTACATCAtgatgttcacattttgacattatgaGTCCATTATGACATCTATCAACTGATCAACAGTACTTCAAACTGCATTCAAACGTTTAGCGGTCTAAGCTCACCTGTAAAGGTGCTActgaatatgaatatatttaGATAATTCAGATGCTGTATCAGTGTTAGGAGACCTTCCAGTTTCCCGCAGACAGATTTTGCAGCGAGCCGGCAGCCCCCTCCAGTGTGGCAGCGTTTGAGCTTTCAGCCAGCAAGTTGAGGTACGGTTTGACCACCATCGGATGCCACAGCAGCTCGGCACCCCTCAGAGCCTGAGAAAAGCCTGGGATGGGTCCAATGCCGTTCCACTGCTCACAACACACGCACAAGAAGATACTGCTTGCTTTCTATAAAAATCATTTAAGAATGCGAAGAAACTATTTCAAACAAACTTGTAACAAcctattatcattttttttaaaccatgttGTTTTCACTGTTTACGTTTTCATCTGGCCAGTCGGTCCTCTTCCTACCACGCCTCCTCTTCCCCCAGCAGATGTAGTCAAGCTCCTTGGCCGTGGAAGAGAATCCCAGGAGGGTGTCCAGCTCCTGGTTGCCGAGGAGACGAGAGGATGGCATCTCTACCTCCAGCCGGTAAGAGAGGTTCCTCAGTGTGCACACACTGTTCTCCACAATCTGAGGTTGAATAGACCTTTTGATCATGTGTTTTTAAACACTAGGTAGCAGTTATGTCCCCTGTTTTCTCAGTTGCTCTGCTTTGGTGACATGACAGAAGGTTTTCCTTCCATGGAGTGCGCGTGAAGTAtgtgtgacgtcatggtgaAATGTCCTATAAAGCAGAATTACTCCAAGTCTTTCTTCCCTCTTTTATAAAGTTTGAGCTTTCCATTGAGTAAAAGCGACTGggcatgcgtgtttgtgtgtgtgtgtttgcatcacCTTGCTGTCATAGTCAGAGGTATTGACACAGGCTTTGAGGATGTGAAGCAGTGAGTCCACCAGACCCTCACAGCAGCGCAGCTGACCCCTCGCCTCCTCCCCTGCCGAGCTCAGGTTCCTGACACACACGCGTACGCACATTGTAAAACAGCTCCATTAACTTCatcctttatttgtatttttcccctttttgactattttgtacttttattatGTCATGCTTCAACTAGTCACTACTACACCCCTTCACCACCAACCTCAACCAATACTCATTCATAGACTCAAACGCTGTTTATATCTGTGGCTCAAAAAATATCTAATTGGACCTTTCAAAAAGTTGCTGTATATAATAACAATAGTTAgtctgcaactaacaattatttaaataactgattaatctgttgttgtttttttattaattgatgaatcagatgaaaaaaaacttttttaaatttccatccttatattaaaaaacaattatttcaaattcacagtgcagaaaatgcacaaacataaattgaaaacagtagaaaatgttgctcattgttttccaaagtaaaatgtctttttttgattcaacacaaacataATCAATCAGAATATTTGTGTTAAGAGACTGAAATTCTAAGGATTTTGAAAATTTCAAGGTCTCTAAATTATTAACttaatatcaaaatatttgtcaattcatttgataattgattagttgttgattttGATTAATCTTTGATAATAGCTTAATTTATATAACACCTTTAAAAAGTTTACAACCTTTACAAATTTCTTGgacagaacacaaaacattcataaaacaaaattagacaccctatatgtttttatttttatttttttattttgcttttcaaaTCTGCTGTGTGCTGGTGTAACACCGGAATTTCCCCTATGGGCATCAATAAATGATTatcttgttttctttcattttcttaaaTTGCTGTGGGCACAATGAGCGACTTCCCCCGCACGGGGGCTTCAAAACTGCCTGGATACAGTACAAGACAGCGAGCATATCCTCGAATAGCAATCCTCAGCCGTGGCAAACATTAAGCTGACATGACTATGAGACCACAGTGCTGCAGTGCACTGCTGGCAAAATGCTGCAGCATCAAGGCATCACTTTACTTGTTTGCTTGTTAATCAAGCTTCAGGCTTTGTGTGATTTGTACTTCCCTTTCAGCTTGttttgtggccatttttggCCACCTGCCTACTGTAATCTAattagtttttgtgtgtgtttttaagggtTAGGTTTTTAACTAACATGAGTTCTTGTCATTAgtataaatatactttttttttttaccccttcaAATTCTAGCTTGTTACTATAAAATCACTGCTATCATTTTTAACTATGGCAGGCGATTTTCTATGTTTATGATAGAGTGATGTGTGTCTCACCTCAGACAGCCGGTGGTGTTTCGAAGTAGTAGGGACGATTGAAACTTGATCTTATGGTGATCACGGTGTGACACGCTACTCCAGCCTGAGTGGGGGATGACCACCGTGTTGGTCAGTGTGGTCAGGGCATCACGAATGATGGTCATCTTCACTGCGTCGCAGGAGGAGAGGTTCCACAGGACCCCTGTTGTACAAATCaagtacattttattcaaatagcACCAATTCACAACAGAAAGTTATTTCAAGGCACTCTACACAAGAACACCCCGCATAAAAAAATAGTTGACAGCCACTCAAAGccttttcttgtaaaaattgTGTTTCCACTGcaaaatttttttccccataagaTGGTCAAGTTCTGAAAATGAAAGATGGAAAAGCGGCAAAAGGTTCCCTACACAAGTTGAGTAAGGagaaaaatgacaatgacaatcacatggcacatacaTATACGATACAGTAGACTAACAAGCATTCACGATTACACCGACTGACAAGTTAGAGCCttaataaacctaacatgcatgcaggtgtacctggagaaaactcacccaagcacagggagaacatgcaaaccaacCCCaaacctcggaactgtgaggtggatgtgctatgCACCCATGCACGGATGAGTTTCTACCTTCCTTAAAAACATGATGAGGAATTCTTCCtgtatttttaaatccattttctgtaccgcttatcctcactagggtcgcgggcgtgctggagcctaacccagctatcttcggccgagagccggggtacaccctgaactgattgccagccaatcgcagggcacatataaacaaacaaccattcgcactcacattcacacatatgggcaatttagagtcttcaattaacctaaatgcatgtttttgggatgtgggaggaaaccggagtgcccgaagaaaacctaAAACGGGGaaaacaaactccacaccggcgagGTCGGgttttgaaccccagtcctcagaattgtgaggcagatgtgctaaccagtcagtcaccgtgccccCATATTTTTAGTGCTGAGAATCATTTAGAGAGTCATAGCTATCTGGTGTCCTGGCAATGTGCGGTGTGGCTACAGAGCTGCCACTGGCATCCTGTTTCAACAGCACATAtattgcatacagtatgtcctgATATACGCTCAGTCAAA is a window encoding:
- the LOC133479240 gene encoding plakophilin-4-like isoform X1, with protein sequence MEEVDSQGEGSMAVREGPSGRSKPSDTAGNTTTNLLASVKEQELQFERLTRELEEERQIVASQLERCMLGAESPVADSSSSSEKSFAWRTAGDSQGTVASACQGRHMEAEEGLYPPEADRASLHDSEDSGGHSAHMTSYSDSGYQDSSVGYYSNQNVVRSEPRASVLRSPRAEGQASGQPSGRMLRRMASLPSRSQSPACATVSPSRISLRTSQGSTYDSPILSEPKSLATVFPGTIMPPSCPSLSSPGDGTPAFGGRGVGSSGRLGSTLSLIEGRGLLGSPLRTGMTAVPQHYGSTLPRQSQSLAYGADPYGLYQRSALPRPDSLIGLHSAYAGQSSQIEPELRAAFSPDSHMAPVFDDPTFHSPLYHSPSQELQGSLYGTGAGVGTLRRTTSHCSTLPYQRSSYGLNNATMYVDSFRVPNEPVYSHQHSELVERMVTRTPSIESIHKDPREFAWRDPELPEVIHMLQHHFPSVQANAAAYLQHLCFGDNRVKVEVCHLGGIQHLVDLLDNKAAEVQKSACGPLRNLVYGKATDNNKVALRNCGGVPALLRLLRKTTDNEVRELVTGVLWNLSSCDAVKMTIIRDALTTLTNTVVIPHSGWSSVSHRDHHKIKFQSSLLLRNTTGCLRNLSSAGEEARGQLRCCEGLVDSLLHILKACVNTSDYDSKIVENSVCTLRNLSYRLEVEMPSSRLLGNQELDTLLGFSSTAKELDYICWGKRRRGRKRTDWPDENKASSIFLCVCCEQWNGIGPIPGFSQALRGAELLWHPMVVKPYLNLLAESSNAATLEGAAGSLQNLSAGNWKFSAYIRAAVRKEKGLPILVELLRMDNDRVVCSVATALRNMALDGRNKELIGKYAMRDLINRLPGETPSVLSDDTVASVCCTLHEVTSRNMENAKALADSSGIEKLVDISKGRGKGYSMKVMKAAAQVLNTLWQYRELRSLYKQDGWNYTHFVTPVSTLERDRYRSQPTLPTSPIHMSPVIQSGGSATSSPAMLGIRRHSSNYPRAQSSMQLDTYYGDNSSHKHQYTGSEKKAAYFIGTYSSQFGDELRRAQHPEPLYDEADRKNYNRLYLSSPQDYGVERYEDDPVHLTPSSPDGYIDQPLPFKTNTNYVDFYSTTRRPSNRSNKFTGSPDSWV
- the LOC133479240 gene encoding plakophilin-4-like isoform X2, producing MEEVDSQGEGSMAVREGPSGRSKPSDTAGNTTTNLLASVKEQELQFERLTRELEEERQIVASQLERCMLGAESPVADSSSSSEKSFAWRTAGDSQGTVASACQGRHMEAEEGLYPPEADRASLHDNSGGHSAHMTSYSDSGYQDSSVGYYSNQNVVRSEPRASVLRSPRAEGQASGQPSGRMLRRMASLPSRSQSPACATVSPSRISLRTSQGSTYDSPILSEPKSLATVFPGTIMPPSCPSLSSPGDGTPAFGGRGVGSSGRLGSTLSLIEGRGLLGSPLRTGMTAVPQHYGSTLPRQSQSLAYGADPYGLYQRSALPRPDSLIGLHSAYAGQSSQIEPELRAAFSPDSHMAPVFDDPTFHSPLYHSPSQELQGSLYGTGAGVGTLRRTTSHCSTLPYQRSSYGLNNATMYVDSFRVPNEPVYSHQHSELVERMVTRTPSIESIHKDPREFAWRDPELPEVIHMLQHHFPSVQANAAAYLQHLCFGDNRVKVEVCHLGGIQHLVDLLDNKAAEVQKSACGPLRNLVYGKATDNNKVALRNCGGVPALLRLLRKTTDNEVRELVTGVLWNLSSCDAVKMTIIRDALTTLTNTVVIPHSGWSSVSHRDHHKIKFQSSLLLRNTTGCLRNLSSAGEEARGQLRCCEGLVDSLLHILKACVNTSDYDSKIVENSVCTLRNLSYRLEVEMPSSRLLGNQELDTLLGFSSTAKELDYICWGKRRRGRKRTDWPDENKASSIFLCVCCEQWNGIGPIPGFSQALRGAELLWHPMVVKPYLNLLAESSNAATLEGAAGSLQNLSAGNWKFSAYIRAAVRKEKGLPILVELLRMDNDRVVCSVATALRNMALDGRNKELIGKYAMRDLINRLPGETPSVLSDDTVASVCCTLHEVTSRNMENAKALADSSGIEKLVDISKGRGKGYSMKVMKAAAQVLNTLWQYRELRSLYKQDGWNYTHFVTPVSTLERDRYRSQPTLPTSPIHMSPVIQSGGSATSSPAMLGIRRHSSNYPRAQSSMQLDTYYGDNSSHKHQYTGSEKKAAYFIGTYSSQFGDELRRAQHPEPLYDEADRKNYNRLYLSSPQDYGVERYEDDPVHLTPSSPDGYIDQPLPFKTNTNYVDFYSTTRRPSNRSNKFTGSPDSWV